A stretch of Paenibacillus antri DNA encodes these proteins:
- a CDS encoding putative glycoside hydrolase, with translation MVQQPLLDVVEPEANPETEKPDLAGQPSTETRKPDEAPQTKAHAVLPEKKRRVDIKGVYVSPHALHGKRWKKIEKLLRDTELNALVIDAKSDYGRLTYPSKIAAAKEIDADSEAKIGDLASYLNPLKKNNTYLIARIVTFKDPYLAAKKPEWAMKRKDGSVWRDKRGVSWVDPYNEEVWEYNIEIVEEAIAAGFDEVQFDYVRFPEQVGAVDREVVFRNPGNETKDQIIQRFLRTATRRVHEAGGFTSADVFGLTTTAKDGMGIGQKWELLAQEVDAISPMVYPSHYAKGSYGVQHPDLKPYKIVKEAIADAKSRNEALTRNQEHAAALRPWLQDFTAKWVKPHRTYRQAEVREQIQALKELGIRQYLLWNPSSDYSF, from the coding sequence GTGGTACAGCAGCCCCTTCTCGACGTCGTGGAACCAGAGGCGAATCCCGAAACAGAAAAGCCGGATCTCGCCGGCCAACCGTCGACCGAGACGCGCAAGCCGGACGAAGCCCCGCAAACGAAAGCGCATGCAGTGCTGCCCGAGAAGAAACGCAGAGTAGACATCAAGGGCGTCTACGTATCGCCGCACGCGCTGCATGGGAAGCGGTGGAAGAAAATCGAGAAGCTGCTGAGAGACACAGAACTGAACGCGCTGGTGATCGACGCGAAGAGCGACTACGGCAGATTGACGTATCCTTCGAAGATTGCCGCCGCGAAGGAGATCGACGCGGACAGCGAAGCGAAGATCGGCGATTTGGCCTCTTATCTAAACCCCCTCAAGAAAAACAATACTTATCTAATCGCACGCATCGTCACGTTCAAAGACCCTTACTTAGCCGCCAAGAAACCCGAATGGGCGATGAAGCGGAAAGACGGCTCCGTATGGCGCGATAAGCGAGGCGTCTCCTGGGTCGATCCGTACAACGAAGAGGTGTGGGAGTACAATATCGAAATCGTGGAAGAGGCGATCGCGGCCGGATTCGACGAAGTTCAATTCGATTACGTGCGGTTTCCCGAGCAAGTCGGAGCGGTCGATCGAGAGGTCGTCTTCCGCAATCCCGGCAACGAGACGAAGGATCAGATCATTCAGCGGTTTCTTCGAACGGCTACGCGGCGCGTTCATGAGGCGGGCGGGTTTACGTCGGCGGACGTCTTCGGATTAACGACGACGGCGAAAGACGGCATGGGCATCGGTCAGAAGTGGGAGCTGCTGGCTCAAGAGGTAGACGCCATCTCGCCGATGGTGTACCCGTCCCATTACGCGAAGGGGAGCTACGGCGTGCAACACCCCGACCTGAAGCCCTACAAGATCGTGAAGGAAGCGATCGCGGACGCGAAGTCGCGGAACGAGGCGTTGACGCGCAATCAAGAACATGCGGCGGCTCTGCGCCCGTGGCTGCAGGATTTTACGGCGAAATGGGTGAAGCCGCACCGAACGTATCGGCAAGCGGAAGTGCGAGAACAGATTCAAGCATTGAAGGAATTAGGCATTAGACAATATCTTTTGTGGAATCCTAGCTCAGACTACTCGTTCTAG
- the guaB gene encoding IMP dehydrogenase — protein sequence MTWENKFAKEGLTFDDVLLVPRRSDVLPREADVSTKLGPNLQLNIPLLSAGMDTVTESKLAIAIAREGGIGIIHKNMSVAQQAEEVDRVKRSESGVITNPFSLTPDHHVYDAEELMGKYRISGVPIVDESNKLVGILTNRDLRFVHDYSIKIKEVMTRENLVTAPVGTTLQEAEGILQKHKIEKLPLVDDAYQLKGLITIKDIEKAIQFPHAAKDAQGRLVVGAAVGISKDTFERAAALVEAEVDVLVVDSAHGAHVNIIETVRKLRQAYPNLLIVAGNVATAEATRELIEAGASVVKVGIGPGSICTTRIIAGIGVPQVTAIYDCANAAREYNVPIIADGGIKYSGDVTKAIAAGANAVMIGSLFAGTEESPGESEIFQGRRFKVYRGMGSIGAMKEGSKDRYFQENESKLVPEGIEGRVPYKGPLKDTIHQLVGGLRSGMGYCGTKTIDELRLDTQFVRITGAGLRESHPHDVQITKEAPNYSL from the coding sequence TTGACTTGGGAAAATAAATTTGCAAAAGAAGGTCTAACGTTCGACGACGTGCTGCTCGTGCCTCGCCGGTCCGACGTGTTGCCCCGGGAAGCGGACGTATCGACGAAGCTGGGCCCGAACTTGCAATTAAACATTCCGCTGCTCAGCGCGGGGATGGATACGGTCACGGAGTCCAAGCTGGCGATCGCGATCGCGCGCGAGGGCGGAATCGGCATCATTCATAAAAATATGTCCGTCGCCCAACAAGCGGAAGAGGTCGATCGGGTGAAGCGTTCGGAGAGCGGCGTCATTACGAATCCGTTCTCGTTGACGCCGGATCATCATGTGTACGATGCCGAGGAGTTGATGGGCAAGTACCGTATTTCCGGCGTGCCGATCGTGGACGAGTCCAATAAGCTGGTTGGAATCCTGACGAATCGCGATCTTCGATTCGTTCACGACTATTCCATTAAGATCAAAGAAGTGATGACCCGGGAAAACTTGGTCACGGCGCCCGTCGGTACGACGCTGCAAGAAGCGGAAGGGATTCTTCAGAAGCATAAGATCGAGAAGCTCCCGCTCGTCGACGACGCGTATCAGCTGAAGGGCCTCATCACGATCAAGGATATCGAGAAGGCCATTCAATTCCCTCATGCCGCCAAGGACGCTCAAGGACGCCTCGTCGTCGGCGCGGCGGTCGGCATCAGCAAGGATACGTTCGAGCGCGCGGCCGCGCTGGTGGAGGCGGAGGTCGACGTTCTCGTCGTCGATTCCGCGCACGGGGCGCACGTGAACATCATCGAGACGGTCCGCAAGCTCCGCCAAGCGTATCCGAACCTGCTCATCGTCGCAGGCAACGTGGCCACGGCGGAAGCGACGCGCGAGTTGATCGAAGCCGGCGCATCGGTCGTGAAGGTCGGCATCGGACCGGGTTCGATCTGCACGACGCGGATCATCGCCGGCATCGGCGTGCCGCAGGTAACGGCGATCTACGATTGCGCGAACGCGGCGCGGGAGTACAACGTACCGATCATCGCCGACGGCGGGATCAAGTACTCCGGCGACGTAACGAAGGCGATCGCGGCCGGCGCGAACGCGGTCATGATCGGTTCGCTGTTCGCGGGAACGGAGGAGAGCCCGGGCGAATCGGAAATTTTCCAAGGTCGCCGCTTCAAGGTATACCGGGGCATGGGATCGATCGGCGCGATGAAAGAAGGCAGCAAGGATCGATACTTCCAGGAGAACGAAAGCAAGCTCGTACCGGAAGGGATCGAAGGTCGCGTACCGTATAAGGGTCCGCTGAAGGATACGATCCATCAGTTGGTGGGCGGACTTCGTTCCGGCATGGGCTACTGCGGCACGAAGACGATCGACGAGCTTCGCCTCGACACGCAATTCGTCAGAATCACGGGCGCGGGACTCCGCGAGAGCCACCCGCACGACGTGCAAATTACGAAGGAAGCGCCGAACTATTCGTTGTAA
- a CDS encoding D-alanyl-D-alanine carboxypeptidase family protein — translation MVTKRKRFGRAAVILSCAILAQTFSPFLHNAKAAEQVDLGLNVNAAVLMDAETGQILYAENENEPYQPASMTKMMTEYLIMEEIEAGRMTWEDMIFTTEHAADAIGSGQQMAEGVSYPAKKVFELLSIYSGNDAAVAFADHIGGTEEQFAKLMNETAKKLGLSSGTYFINSTGLSRRDMGKYAPTTLEGETLLTALDAAKLAQAIVLEHPEVLEFTKIPSLKFNEADAKPMVNWNWMVEGNKENQNFKSYAYDGLDGLKTGHTSDAGYCFTGTAERNGMRLISVVMGAESEKARFNETRKLLDYGFNSFEKRTILSAKTELPDLKTVHIPNALNQEVPVVVGQGIELIVAKTEQATPQLTANVYPEDQLKAPLKAEDQVGTVTVVYGDRTMEVPLIVTEDVEKAGWFRMLMRGIGGFFSGLFGGIVGLFK, via the coding sequence ATGGTGACCAAGCGCAAACGTTTCGGCCGAGCGGCTGTGATTCTATCATGTGCGATACTAGCTCAGACGTTCTCGCCCTTCCTGCATAACGCGAAGGCCGCGGAACAAGTCGATCTCGGGCTGAACGTGAACGCGGCGGTGTTGATGGATGCGGAAACCGGGCAAATCTTGTATGCGGAAAACGAGAACGAGCCCTATCAACCGGCCAGTATGACGAAGATGATGACAGAGTACTTGATCATGGAAGAAATCGAAGCCGGCCGCATGACATGGGAAGACATGATTTTCACGACGGAGCACGCCGCGGATGCGATCGGCTCCGGGCAACAGATGGCCGAAGGCGTCTCCTATCCGGCTAAGAAAGTGTTCGAGCTGCTGTCGATTTACTCGGGGAACGACGCGGCGGTCGCGTTCGCCGATCATATCGGCGGCACGGAAGAGCAGTTCGCGAAGTTGATGAACGAAACGGCGAAGAAGTTAGGGCTATCGTCCGGCACTTATTTCATTAATTCTACCGGTTTGTCGCGTAGGGATATGGGAAAGTATGCGCCGACTACGTTGGAAGGCGAGACGCTGTTAACGGCGCTGGACGCGGCGAAGCTGGCGCAAGCGATCGTTCTTGAGCATCCCGAGGTGTTGGAATTCACGAAAATTCCGTCGCTGAAGTTTAACGAGGCGGATGCGAAGCCGATGGTCAACTGGAACTGGATGGTCGAGGGGAATAAAGAGAATCAGAATTTTAAATCCTATGCGTATGACGGGTTAGACGGCTTGAAGACGGGACATACGTCCGATGCCGGTTATTGCTTTACGGGAACCGCGGAGCGGAACGGCATGCGGCTGATCAGCGTCGTCATGGGCGCCGAATCCGAGAAAGCGCGGTTCAACGAGACGCGCAAGCTGCTCGATTACGGCTTCAACAGCTTCGAGAAGCGCACGATTCTGTCCGCGAAGACGGAGCTGCCTGATCTGAAGACCGTACACATTCCGAACGCCCTAAATCAAGAGGTTCCGGTCGTAGTCGGCCAAGGCATCGAGCTGATCGTAGCCAAGACGGAGCAGGCGACGCCGCAATTGACGGCGAACGTGTACCCGGAGGATCAATTGAAGGCGCCGCTGAAGGCGGAGGACCAGGTTGGCACCGTGACGGTCGTGTATGGAGACCGTACGATGGAAGTGCCGCTCATCGTGACGGAGGACGTCGAGAAGGCGGGCTGGTTCCGCATGCTGATGCGGGGCATCGGAGGATTCTTTTCGGGCTTGTTCGGGGGCATCGTGGGTCTTTTTAAATAA
- the pdxS gene encoding pyridoxal 5'-phosphate synthase lyase subunit PdxS — translation MVQTGTSRVKRGMAEMQKGGVIMDVMNAEQAKIAEAAGASAVMALERVPADIRAAGGVARMADPTVVEEVTKVVSIPVMAKARIGHFVEAKILEALGVDYIDESEVLTPADEVYHINKNDFTVPFVCGARDLGEALRRIGEGASMLRTKGEPGTGNIVEAVRHMRMIQAQIRKVQSMSKDELMAEAKNLGAPYDLILYVNENGKLPVVNFAAGGVATPADAALMMHLGADGVFVGSGIFKSDNPEKFAKAIVEATTHYTDYGLIAELSKNLGTPMKGIEISKLESNQRMQERGW, via the coding sequence ATGGTGCAAACGGGAACTTCTCGCGTTAAGCGGGGTATGGCTGAAATGCAAAAAGGCGGCGTCATCATGGACGTCATGAATGCGGAGCAAGCGAAGATCGCGGAAGCGGCCGGCGCATCGGCGGTTATGGCGCTCGAGCGGGTTCCGGCGGACATTCGCGCCGCGGGCGGCGTCGCTCGGATGGCGGACCCGACTGTCGTAGAGGAAGTGACCAAAGTCGTCTCCATTCCGGTCATGGCGAAAGCGCGGATCGGCCACTTCGTCGAAGCGAAGATCCTCGAGGCGCTCGGCGTCGACTATATCGACGAGAGCGAAGTATTGACGCCGGCCGACGAGGTCTATCATATCAATAAGAACGACTTCACCGTACCGTTCGTGTGCGGCGCCCGCGACTTGGGCGAAGCGCTTCGCCGCATCGGCGAAGGCGCATCGATGCTGCGGACGAAGGGCGAACCGGGGACGGGCAACATCGTCGAAGCGGTTCGGCATATGCGGATGATCCAAGCGCAAATTCGCAAGGTGCAGAGCATGTCGAAGGACGAACTGATGGCCGAAGCGAAAAACCTCGGCGCTCCGTACGATCTGATCCTCTACGTGAACGAGAACGGCAAGCTGCCGGTCGTCAACTTCGCGGCGGGCGGCGTGGCGACGCCGGCGGATGCGGCGCTCATGATGCATCTCGGCGCGGACGGCGTCTTCGTCGGCTCCGGCATCTTCAAGTCCGACAATCCGGAGAAGTTCGCGAAGGCGATCGTCGAAGCGACGACGCATTACACGGACTACGGCTTGATCGCCGAGCTGTCCAAGAACTTGGGCACGCCGATGAAGGGGATCGAAATTTCGAAGCTGGAATCGAATCAAAGAATGCAGGAGCGGGGTTGGTAA
- the pdxT gene encoding pyridoxal 5'-phosphate synthase glutaminase subunit PdxT — translation MNVGVLALQGAVAEHIRSIESCGANGVVVKRTEQLDELDGLIIPGGESTTIGKLMRTYGFLDAIRDFSAKKKPIFGTCAGLIVLAERISGEESAHLGLMDITVARNAFGRQRESFEIDLAMKDWDRPVRAVFIRAPIIESAGSEVDVLATYRDGIVAVRQEHLLGASFHPELTDDNSMHAYFTEMIRQYSA, via the coding sequence ATGAACGTCGGAGTACTGGCGCTGCAGGGCGCGGTAGCGGAACACATTAGAAGCATTGAAAGCTGCGGAGCGAACGGCGTCGTCGTGAAACGGACGGAGCAGTTGGACGAGTTGGACGGCTTAATCATCCCCGGGGGGGAGAGCACGACGATCGGCAAGCTGATGCGGACATACGGATTCTTGGATGCGATTAGGGACTTCTCCGCCAAGAAGAAGCCGATCTTCGGCACGTGCGCGGGTCTCATCGTGCTTGCGGAGCGCATCTCCGGCGAGGAGAGCGCACACCTCGGTCTCATGGATATCACCGTGGCGCGCAACGCCTTCGGCCGCCAGCGGGAAAGCTTCGAGATCGATCTGGCCATGAAGGACTGGGACCGCCCGGTTCGCGCGGTGTTCATTCGAGCGCCGATCATCGAGAGCGCCGGGTCCGAAGTGGACGTCTTAGCCACGTACCGAGACGGCATCGTCGCGGTGCGGCAAGAACATCTGCTCGGAGCGTCGTTCCATCCGGAACTGACGGACGACAACAGCATGCATGCGTATTTTACGGAAATGATTCGGCAGTACAGCGCTTAA
- the serS gene encoding serine--tRNA ligase, translating into MLDMKLLRNDYERVKQALLARGGKALPELEAFTAVDARRRELLQESESLKNRRNTVSQEVARKKKAGEDAEDLILEMRDVSDRIKALDDETRIVEEQLDAILMSIPNVTHESVPVGSSEEDNVEVRRLLEPRSFDFEPKPHWDVAAALGIVDTEAASKVTGSRFVFYKGLGARLERALINFMLDLHTGEHGYEELTPPMIVNSDSLRGTGQLPKFAEDVFKLEGLDYFLVPTAEVPVTNFHREEILNAADLPKYYTAYSACFRSEAGSAGRDTRGLIRLHQFHKVELIKVTTPESSYEELEAMTANAEKVLQLLGLPYRVLALCTGDIGFTAAKTYDLEVWLPSAGMYREISSCSNTEDFQARRAQIRFRRDAKSKPEFVHTLNGSGLAIDRTIAAILENYQQEDGSVVIPEALVPYMGGATVIAKK; encoded by the coding sequence GTGTTAGATATGAAGTTGCTTCGCAACGATTATGAGCGCGTGAAGCAAGCATTGCTCGCGCGCGGCGGCAAGGCCCTGCCCGAGCTCGAAGCGTTCACGGCGGTCGACGCCCGACGTCGGGAGCTGCTCCAAGAGAGCGAGTCGCTGAAGAACCGGCGGAACACGGTATCGCAGGAAGTCGCGCGGAAGAAGAAAGCGGGAGAGGACGCCGAAGATTTGATCCTCGAGATGAGAGACGTATCCGATCGGATCAAGGCGTTGGACGACGAGACGAGGATCGTCGAGGAGCAGCTCGATGCGATCCTCATGTCGATTCCGAACGTGACTCACGAGAGCGTACCGGTCGGGTCTTCCGAAGAAGACAACGTGGAGGTTCGCCGCCTTCTCGAGCCGAGAAGCTTCGACTTCGAGCCGAAGCCGCATTGGGATGTCGCCGCCGCGCTCGGCATCGTCGATACGGAAGCCGCGAGCAAGGTGACGGGATCGCGGTTCGTTTTCTATAAGGGTCTTGGGGCTCGACTGGAGCGGGCGTTGATCAACTTCATGCTCGACTTGCACACGGGCGAACACGGCTACGAAGAGCTGACGCCGCCGATGATCGTGAACAGCGACAGCCTGCGCGGAACGGGACAGCTTCCGAAGTTCGCAGAGGACGTGTTCAAGCTGGAAGGACTGGACTACTTCTTAGTGCCGACGGCGGAAGTACCGGTTACGAACTTCCATCGCGAAGAAATCTTGAACGCCGCCGATCTGCCGAAGTATTATACCGCCTACAGCGCTTGCTTCCGTTCGGAAGCGGGATCGGCGGGGCGCGATACGCGCGGTCTCATCCGGCTGCACCAGTTCCATAAGGTCGAGCTCATCAAGGTCACGACGCCGGAGAGCTCGTACGAGGAGTTGGAGGCGATGACGGCGAACGCGGAGAAGGTGCTGCAGCTTCTCGGGTTGCCTTACCGCGTTCTGGCGCTCTGCACGGGCGATATCGGCTTCACCGCGGCCAAGACGTACGACCTGGAGGTATGGCTGCCGAGCGCGGGCATGTACCGCGAAATCTCGTCCTGCAGCAATACCGAAGACTTCCAGGCGCGGCGCGCGCAAATCCGGTTCCGCCGGGACGCGAAGTCCAAGCCGGAATTCGTGCATACGCTGAACGGTTCGGGCCTCGCGATCGATCGGACGATCGCCGCGATCTTGGAGAACTATCAGCAGGAGGACGGCAGCGTCGTCATTCCGGAAGCGTTGGTGCCGTATATGGGCGGAGCGACGGTTATTGCCAAGAAGTAA
- a CDS encoding small acid-soluble spore protein P: protein MSKRGTYTVDPHIGQDHENPVRHRKDPAHPVEPLSGSKKVKNLQHSRKNHGEGS from the coding sequence ATGAGCAAGAGGGGCACATACACCGTCGATCCTCATATCGGGCAAGATCACGAGAACCCGGTGCGACATCGGAAGGATCCGGCCCACCCGGTAGAACCGCTGTCCGGCTCGAAGAAAGTGAAAAACCTGCAGCATTCTCGGAAAAATCACGGAGAAGGATCGTAA
- a CDS encoding accessory gene regulator B family protein: protein MIDKLSLRIATFIRQNNEQAASMDVLMFSLAVVLNAIFVAVMIIIIAIFTNRLPEALALLASFVTLRFFSGGMHLPTSKLCNFISIGLFVVLMLLPVSYWNAGLVLNSAALAFVLLFAPTKDIMHLNLLGPKYTIHFKIVCVLLVSVNFWIQSPILALAFFSQTLTLTPIAYKGVALFERR from the coding sequence TTGATCGATAAACTCTCTTTACGAATCGCCACATTCATCCGACAGAACAACGAGCAGGCGGCGTCGATGGATGTTCTCATGTTTTCGCTGGCCGTCGTATTGAACGCCATCTTCGTCGCGGTCATGATTATCATCATCGCCATCTTCACGAACCGGCTTCCGGAAGCGTTGGCGCTCTTGGCTTCGTTCGTTACGCTTCGATTTTTCAGCGGCGGCATGCACCTTCCGACGTCGAAGCTGTGCAACTTCATCTCCATCGGCCTCTTCGTCGTCTTAATGCTGCTCCCGGTTTCGTACTGGAATGCGGGCCTCGTGTTGAATAGCGCGGCATTGGCGTTCGTCCTGCTGTTCGCTCCGACGAAGGATATCATGCATTTGAACTTACTCGGCCCTAAGTATACCATTCATTTCAAAATCGTATGCGTGCTGCTTGTCTCGGTAAACTTCTGGATTCAGTCCCCGATATTGGCGTTGGCATTCTTCTCTCAGACCCTCACCTTGACGCCGATTGCTTATAAGGGTGTAGCCTTGTTTGAGAGGAGGTGA
- a CDS encoding cyclic lactone autoinducer peptide, whose amino-acid sequence MKHRIALAANAVLAAIATVVMTSASSWLLYRPEIPAELQRKQ is encoded by the coding sequence ATGAAACATCGCATCGCTTTGGCTGCGAACGCGGTATTGGCAGCAATCGCAACGGTGGTAATGACGAGCGCCAGCTCCTGGCTCTTGTACCGCCCGGAAATTCCTGCTGAACTGCAACGCAAGCAATAG
- a CDS encoding CPBP family intramembrane glutamic endopeptidase, translating to MQMRILLDRRWWLIAMAAAVLVLQWCYPTAAMTIWPPFAIVAAAIAMFWSELRTYDWGALKRGAFWEAVFYAVTQGMIAQAAGIVVVQYGFGVASPALPFALTPGVVISAVVFSGILEELVYRKSLFGLIDRKIGFWPAACVSSVLFALAHANVSAYLGYFLLGLVWCRAYRRMGNIGIVIAAHMAFNVIAMFVMAGRG from the coding sequence ATGCAGATGCGAATCTTACTCGATCGTCGTTGGTGGTTGATCGCGATGGCCGCCGCGGTATTAGTACTGCAATGGTGTTACCCGACCGCCGCGATGACGATCTGGCCTCCGTTCGCTATCGTCGCCGCCGCGATCGCGATGTTCTGGAGCGAACTGCGAACGTACGACTGGGGGGCGTTGAAGCGGGGGGCGTTCTGGGAGGCCGTCTTCTACGCCGTCACCCAAGGCATGATCGCGCAGGCGGCGGGCATCGTCGTGGTCCAGTACGGATTCGGCGTCGCTTCGCCCGCGCTTCCGTTCGCGCTGACGCCGGGGGTCGTGATCAGCGCCGTAGTGTTTTCAGGAATTCTGGAGGAGCTCGTTTACCGCAAATCGCTGTTCGGACTGATCGATCGGAAAATAGGCTTCTGGCCCGCCGCCTGCGTCAGCTCGGTGCTCTTCGCCTTGGCTCACGCCAACGTATCCGCTTATCTCGGGTATTTCCTGCTCGGGCTCGTCTGGTGCCGGGCGTACCGTAGAATGGGCAATATCGGCATCGTCATCGCCGCGCATATGGCGTTCAACGTCATCGCGATGTTCGTTATGGCCGGAAGAGGGTAA
- a CDS encoding TraX family protein, whose protein sequence is MQWVAMITMLIDHIGIVWFPDSPIWRIVGRIAFPVYTYLIAVGLSRTRSVPKYLLRLALLAVISQAPFALLFDTYTINVIGTFFVSAAAVYGMERWKDNPLGYAFPIAAAVLLEAVAFDYGAYGLLLLLIFRYTTRHVTLLSHFGLNIIYVLLFQAPLQVFSILPTLVVAYAPSALAKASYRAPSWLWRSFYPAHLIVLYILAITLFRP, encoded by the coding sequence ATGCAATGGGTCGCGATGATTACGATGTTGATCGACCATATCGGAATCGTCTGGTTCCCGGATTCGCCGATCTGGCGGATCGTAGGGCGGATCGCGTTCCCGGTTTATACATATTTGATCGCCGTCGGACTGTCTCGAACGCGAAGCGTTCCGAAATATCTTCTTCGCCTCGCGCTGCTCGCCGTTATCTCTCAGGCGCCTTTCGCTCTGTTGTTCGATACGTACACGATCAACGTCATCGGTACGTTCTTCGTCTCCGCCGCGGCCGTCTACGGGATGGAACGGTGGAAAGACAACCCGCTCGGGTACGCGTTCCCGATCGCCGCCGCCGTGCTCTTGGAAGCCGTCGCATTCGATTACGGGGCTTACGGCTTGCTGCTCTTGTTGATTTTCCGTTATACGACCCGTCACGTTACGCTGCTATCGCACTTCGGACTGAACATCATATATGTGTTATTATTTCAAGCTCCCTTGCAGGTCTTCAGCATCCTCCCGACGCTCGTCGTCGCTTATGCGCCGTCCGCCCTGGCGAAAGCCTCCTATAGGGCGCCGAGCTGGCTGTGGCGGTCGTTTTACCCGGCGCATCTGATCGTCCTCTATATTCTCGCGATTACCCTCTTCCGGCCATAA
- a CDS encoding GNAT family N-acetyltransferase, whose translation MHELQQASYPVEARLIGLDTIPPLLDTPETLAACGESFVGCFETGGRLVGAISYKRIDGGETLDVHRMMVHPDRFRLGIASKLLASVLNLPGLRKAIVSTGTANAPAVSLYERHGFQPTGLVEIAPDITITQFAKTF comes from the coding sequence GTGCATGAATTGCAGCAGGCGTCCTACCCCGTCGAAGCCCGCCTCATCGGGCTCGATACGATTCCTCCGCTGCTGGATACGCCCGAGACGCTCGCCGCTTGCGGCGAATCGTTCGTCGGCTGCTTCGAGACCGGCGGCCGCCTCGTCGGCGCGATCTCCTATAAGCGGATCGACGGCGGCGAGACGTTGGACGTTCACCGCATGATGGTGCATCCGGACCGGTTCCGCCTCGGCATCGCCTCGAAGCTTCTTGCATCCGTCCTGAACCTGCCCGGGCTTCGCAAGGCAATCGTCTCGACCGGTACCGCGAACGCGCCCGCCGTAAGCTTGTACGAGAGGCACGGGTTTCAACCGACGGGTCTCGTGGAAATCGCGCCGGACATTACGATCACCCAATTCGCGAAGACGTTTTGA
- the ychF gene encoding redox-regulated ATPase YchF: protein MALKAGIVGLPNVGKSTLFNAITQAGAESANYPFCTIDPNVGVVEVPDPRLGKLADIVHPERIVPTAFEFVDIAGLVKGASKGEGLGNKFLAHIREVDAIVHVVRCFVDENITHVSGGVNPISDIETINLELILADIESVEKRLERSRKNMKGGDKKVLAEVELLERLKETLYNDKPARSMEMTDEDRLLVRDLHLITMKPVLYAANVSESEAANSEGNPYVQKVREFAASEGNEVVPISAKVESEIAELEGDDKAMFLEELGLQESGLDRLIQAAYKLLGLYTYFTAGVQEVRAWTIRKGTKAPQAAGVIHTDFERGFIRAEVVAYEDLIAAGSMNGAKERGQLRLEGKEYVVNDGDVMHFRFNV, encoded by the coding sequence ATGGCATTGAAAGCAGGAATCGTCGGGTTGCCGAACGTAGGGAAATCCACGTTGTTTAACGCGATCACGCAGGCGGGCGCGGAGTCCGCGAATTACCCGTTCTGTACGATCGATCCGAACGTAGGGGTCGTCGAGGTGCCGGATCCGCGGCTCGGCAAGCTGGCCGACATCGTGCACCCGGAGCGGATCGTGCCGACGGCGTTCGAGTTCGTCGATATCGCGGGTCTCGTGAAAGGCGCGAGCAAGGGCGAAGGCCTCGGCAACAAGTTCTTGGCTCACATTCGCGAGGTGGACGCGATCGTTCACGTCGTCCGCTGCTTCGTGGACGAGAACATTACGCACGTCTCGGGCGGGGTGAACCCGATCAGCGACATCGAGACGATCAATCTCGAATTGATTCTGGCCGATATCGAATCGGTGGAGAAGCGGCTGGAGCGTTCCCGGAAAAACATGAAGGGCGGGGACAAGAAGGTGCTCGCCGAGGTGGAGCTGCTCGAGCGGCTGAAAGAGACGTTGTATAACGATAAACCGGCTCGCAGCATGGAGATGACGGACGAAGATCGTCTGCTCGTTCGGGACCTTCACTTAATTACGATGAAGCCGGTGCTGTACGCGGCCAACGTGAGCGAGTCGGAGGCGGCGAACTCGGAAGGCAATCCGTACGTTCAGAAGGTGCGGGAATTCGCGGCGTCGGAAGGCAACGAGGTCGTGCCGATCAGCGCGAAGGTCGAATCCGAAATCGCGGAGCTCGAGGGCGACGACAAGGCGATGTTCCTCGAGGAGCTGGGGCTGCAGGAATCCGGCTTGGATCGGCTCATCCAAGCTGCGTATAAGCTGCTTGGTTTGTACACGTACTTCACGGCCGGCGTGCAAGAGGTTCGGGCATGGACGATCCGCAAGGGGACGAAGGCGCCTCAAGCGGCGGGCGTCATCCACACCGACTTCGAGCGCGGCTTCATTCGCGCCGAGGTCGTGGCGTATGAAGATTTGATCGCGGCAGGCTCGATGAACGGCGCGAAGGAGCGGGGCCAGCTGCGCCTCGAAGGCAAGGAATACGTCGTCAACGACGGGGACGTTATGCATTTCCGATTTAACGTATAG